GTAGttctataatttaaaataaaatatgatcacGTGAGATACAAACAACTAttattacataaataaaattataatgatacatAACATCCTctttttacatataaaataagaaaaggtTTGCATTTGAAAAGTCAAATCTAATAACTGAAAGTCGACAGCCACcgcttacaaaaaataaaaaaataaaaataatgtcgACAGCCACCAATTAACCATAAAAAGTTGTCTATCATAGGACCACGTTCCTTCTAAAAGCTCATCACAAAAGGTATAATTATTTCATGGCCGAAAAtgatttacacaatattttctacaacatatttcacaatttaatatttattaaatgagaaatatttttataaatatcttataaaagtaatattattttataaaaatgtcctcattttacaatattattatgaaatatatCATGAAAATGTGTTGTGTGTTTATTATTACTCTCCGTACCGTTATTCATATTTGTAACCCTACTCTTTACCTCAATTCCTCCTTTGTCCCCCACTCCCATTCATATCTCAAGTCGCTTCTTTGGCTCTCGACCCAGTTCTGATTTGTTTTCCGATTAGTTGGTGTTCGAAATATGTAAGTGATTAGGGAACTTACCGGATTTGCCCGGAGGTTTagcaaatatttttcttttaataccaTTTACTAATTTGATTACGTCGTTTGGATTTATATTTGAAGTCGGTGGTTCCGGATTTCATTAACTAAGTTCGTGGTTGCTGGTAGTAATTGATAATTATGAATGCTTTGTTCAAACCGATTAGTTTATGCAACTATGATATGATCCCCGCGAATAACCTCGATTCCCTTCCTTTTTTAGCATGATTTTGCCTTGATTTTAAAGTTTCCTGGATTGCTAGGCTCAGGCGTGATCTTGTTTCCATACTGATATAGCTTAGCTTCTATAAGTTCCCTGTAGATGCCGTATGTCAAATCATCCTGAAGATCATTTTTCACTCGATTGCTATAAGCAAGTTGTGGAGGCAAGACCCCCTCGAAGTGCTCGATCCGCCCCTTGTTTTTTTTAAGCTTGATAAGATCAaagtatttatttgtttttactaTTTACATCGTTGATCGCGatgttattgttattgttttatTTCTCATCCTTTTTCTTTGTGGTTCTTCCTCAACTTGGTCAAATTGTGAACGCTTTTGGagattattttgttatatgcttCTTTATTAGAACCTTTCTAGGGATTATTCTGGCATATATACTTTCGATTCCAAACTCACTCATTCCGTTGGAGTCATATATGGATCACTTGTTGCGTATGCTTTAGGGGCACCACATGGATCGCTTTTGTTAGCTTTATCACATACCGAAGCATTGATTCCAATGTTGCCATTGCTTTTGGTTTCTATTCTCGCCTTTGTTAAAACATTGTGTTGTTATGTAGTACTTGAGCACTTGTCTATGAACAATATTCTTGATTAGCTTCTTCATCAGGACAAACCTAGTAGGCATAAATTTGTCACATGGTTATCACCTAATTTAGTGGAGGCCAGATTTTTAAAGGGGATGATCTTATGATGTTCTTTTGGTTGTTTTCTTTTATGACCACAGACATGGATTCCACTGGCGGTCAAAGTCTCTACCCGTTGCATCGTTGCAAGACTCTTCACCTGGTTTGTGGAAATTTTTCCATTCTGTTTGTTATTATTAGTGGAGAAGATTTATGGTTGTACGCTTGACACTTGTATGCATTATTTTTGGAGATGATTTATTATTGTCTTATTTATACTTTAAAAAGCATATGTCTTATCAAGCCATGTCTACGTACAGGTAAGGCATGCCCAAGGGATTCACAACGTGGCAGGGGAGAAAAATCATGATGCATACTCATCGTATGGTTTTTTTGATGCAAAACTATCTCCTCTTGGCTGGAAGCAGGTAGTTGCTGATTAATTATGTTCTAATTGTTAGTTCATTGCATCTATGTTGTCGATGAAGTATTCTGCTATGGAAACTTTTATATAACTAATTTTTAGGTAGAAAGCCATGGTCATCCTGTATTAACCTTATTTGCAATggtcaaataaaataagaattactCTGATGATAGGAAACTGGATAAAACTTGTAAGTTTTGTCGCACATAGGcttgatttctaaactttcttGTCCTGCTTGTATCTTGTATTAGATATCATATTCTCCCATATGATTATAAAAGTGATGGCATAGAATGATTTCGTTGTGCCATGCATGATAGGTTCATAATCTGCGCAAGCATGTTCAAGCATGTGGGATTTCCAAAAGCATTGAACTAGTCATTGTTTCCCCATTGTTAAGGTAAAAGTCACTGCAATTTTGTCGCCTCctctttttgatatttttttaattttttttttaatctgctTAATGCCGTGCAAATGGTGCAGATCACTTCCACTAAGCTCACCACTGGATTCTGACGCAATGTACAAGCATCATTATTACCGCTAGAATCAAGTGGTGAAGAATTAGTGTGGTTTCAGTGATCAGCTTTTCTAGgattagagcattggcaataaTCTAATCTATAATGAAATTTCAATGTGATCTTTTGTCTATAATATAAACTTTTAGGTAGATTAGTCCATATTAGACTAGCTATCTTTTAATTccaaataataatgtaatattatttattttaaagatatttgataaatttttttaatattttacaaatacacttcatatattaattaataattttattaaaaaataaaattattatttttcaactattttttcccttaacttaattattcaataaatatattttaccaaCTATTCATCCAACAATCACATATACAAACATACcaatatttctttaaatatattttcaacaAGATGTTAGATATGTACAAAAACTACTTATCAAAACTATATACAAAAACTATCTATTACTTTCActtctaaataataaaatatcaagacTTTTACAGAGATGATCAAtaattgttaaaaagaaagacaaaaattGTGGATTAATTACAACTTAATCCATTCAGACTCATCAATGAAGCTAAGTGAAATAAAAGGCTCGGCTTCCTTGTCAGTAAGTTCCCTGGACCATGACACTCTTCCTGCTAAAGCTAGCTCCTGGTCCTGTGCACTTGTAATGCCCATAAAACTCAGTACTGCATTCGCACCAGAAAACCCACAAGACATAAAAATCAGCATAAACCAACCTTCATGCATGCGCATGTTTACTTTTCTATTCTGGTCAAAATGAAACTTCCAACATGAACCAACCAAGTTAGAGTAGACTTTGCAGTAGCAAAGGAGGAAAAGGACAATAACAATATGATGGATTAGgtcatataaaataaagatgaataTAAAGATGCAGTTTtggtatataaaataaatggcTAAGTCAAGTAGTTTTCGATGGATGAAGATGAATGAAAGGGGAAAAGATGAGCACTTGGGCTTGCATCTGCAGGTTGCAGCACCCATGTACTGCAGCAGACTATAGAAAATAGCTAGCACAGTCCCACTTCCTCTAGCGCAATATGGGTCAGCAAAATAtgtgaaatataaaaaaaattaaaaaaaagaaagaaagaaaatccacTGAGGCAAAATGGgcccaaactatatatatataatagttgagAAAATCGCCTATTCATTGTATTAAAACTTGTTGCTCTAGCTCcttatttcaaatataatatcaACACTTTAGGAATCAAAATAGTGCCTTTTAGCATATATAAAGACCACTCACATGCCAAAGATTATTGATCCAGATCACAAAACAATATATAAAGTTTCTTCAACAAatgagtgaaaatgaaaatcatacCAACTAAAGTTTCATAACAGAGGGGCTACTGCATACCAGTTTCCACCATTGAAATTTCATACACTCAATTGTTCATGAATCATTAGAATGACTTTTACAAGTATAAGGATAACAAATCTTAGCTCCTGGCAACTCTGCTGGTTTACCCCTTTTACAACATGCTTGATCTCAAGTGTTTATAGTTAGAAAAGCATTTGGAAGACCACATAGCAGACCACCACAGACTCAACTTCACAGAATAGGAACACAAACCAGATTCAACACATGTATCGAGCCATCATTCAAGAACACAAGAGgaacaaaacattaaaaagaaaagaaaagaaaagaaaaaaaataatgaaagttTATGATGCATACCTAGGTCGAACAGATGTATCTAGAAATGAGACCTAAGATTTCTACAGTTGATTCCATCACAGAATCCATCAACTCAACTAAACTGGTATTGTGAAAATCTTAAACCCAATaaacattaattttataaatctccaataatctaaattaaaattgatCATCATAACTCAAGAAATCATAGGTGCTAATTTGCAAGGAAATATAGAGCATCTTGatcaatttgaattttaatgtGCGTATCCGAAAAGGCAAAATGGAAGAGCAACTACGTACCAAGAGAGGCAGGATGGATTTGGCAGAGCTCGGTCGTGTCGCTAGGGTTTTCTGAGAGAAGCCATTGCGGGAGTTGCAAAACCACGACGACAACTCTGTTTAATCGCTTAttgaagagaaaaatgagagaaatggtGAATTGAAtcaaaaaatgagagaagagggagaggagaaACTCAGAGAAGAGGATATGGAAGAGACTTACTGGTTGCCTGGAAGAAGACAGGGAAGAAGGCGATCGATGGAGATGCAGAATGATAAACGAGGAAGCTTGCGGGTTGAAGAAGAGCAAGGGAGAGAAGAGCGCGAGGTTGCTCAGGcttgaagaaagagaaaagaacgagggaaagagtaggcagagatttgatgaaataataaaatattattatccaGAGCAAACAGTGGCTCACCATACTTGACGAGGGACTATAAGACTTACTGTAGTTgaagtctgaaatttttattatatagccAATCTGATGCAGAGTAAAATATCCACAAAAGTCTAAATTTTAGACTTGCATTCCAGTGCCAATGCTCTTATTTGTTTATGAGAGCTGCTTAACCTGCCAATATTATTAGGTCCAGGTTGTGCttaaaaaggaaatcaaggtcATTCTAGCACCAGTAGGCAGAttcttagaaatattttcaaGTAAAAACCCAATATTGCCTCAGGTTCATGACTCAAAGCCCTGAGATATATACACATAATTACATTCTAATATGTAACATATCTTGTTGTACATTTCCAGCCCTATGGCCAGTCAAATTTGTATGTGATATGTAAACCACCAAGACGCTTGTCTGGCTTCTAACTTGAATACTATGTATTTAAAAGTTCTGCCAACAGCCATATCCCCCCAATCTGAAACTAAAAATATCTATTTAGTGTAAAAGCATGTATCCAGCCCTGTCTAAGCCATTTCTAAGTCCATGTCCAAGGTCTTTTAGGTATTCAGGCTTCATAACTTTTAAGATGCACGAAGAAATGATATGTAAAAAGCCAAAcgtcatttattatttttaatcgtTTTCTGAATCTCTATTCCCAGCGGGGCTTTTGGTTTAGATGACTTGGCATGTTCCTCACCAAACAAATTGGGTCTCCATGTTTAAATTGCTTTAAACATACGTTTATAATTTcatctatttataaaaataaaaataaaattgctttAACTCTTAATTATAATTCATGGGTAACAATGGTTCACTGCAGGACCATGCAAACAGCAGTTGGAGCCTTTGGTGGTGAAGCATGCACAGATGGGGTAAATGTACCTCCTCTAATGGTTGCAAATACAGGGAACAGTGGCCATCCTGCAATTTCAAGTCTAAATTGCCCACCGTTTGTAGCAGTAGAGCTTTGCCGTGAACGTTTGGTATGCCACATTACATATAATAATGGATATTGTAGGGCCCTTTTCTGCATGTATattggcatgcatgcatacaaaGTTATCCATTTGTAATATACATCTTAGTACTTATCCAATTATTAACAAGAAGTGAATCAAAATTGGGGCAAATGATGGTCCCTCCCTTTTTTCCCATTAATTGGTTATTAGTTGTCATCTCAATTTGTACTTGTGTGTGTGTCTTCTTTTCACTACAGGGAGTTAATGCATGTGATAAGAGGCGAAGTATTAGGGAATATCGCCCACTTTTTCCAGCGATTGATTTTTCACTGGTAAGTAAATTACCAGAATTGGGGCTTTAGAGTGCGTGCCAACGAGTGGCTTTGACGGTCAATTCCAAATGCTATTGACTTGTTTACCTGGTCTTCAATTCAAtcatgtttattatttattcatgTTGTAATTCTTGTTCAGGTAGAAAATGATGATGACATTTTGTGGACGCCTGACATTAGAGAGACGGATGAGGACGTTGCCGATAGGGGACATAAGTTTTTGAAATGGTAACTACCTTAAAAATTACTTTATCGTGTTTGAGATCGGCCATGGGTTTTCAAACATGCTCTATCATTCGACAAAATTGGTTTATTAAAAGGAATATTCCGTTTTTTCTTATTAGCTGGCATGGTCGTCCCATGTCAATGGGATCTTGATCTTTCATGGATCCAAGCTCACCTTcttttaaaaggaaaagaaaaaaatgcgaTATTGTTTGTGTTCTACAGTGAGTCCCAATATGTAATACATGCATGTTAATGTGTTGCATACATATGAAGTCACTTGTGTaatattatctttctttttttttttcacttaaaataTACCAGTGTTTTCAGATGTATGGATCAGTATTTGGGATGATTCCCTTACAATTGCAAATAAACTCTTGGTTATTGCTTATGAGATGAATTTTTCCACATGGTTCTTGTATATCCTTTCCACCTTTTATCCTGGTTGAGTGGGATTTCTGTAGATATTTTGATCCGTTTTGCTATCATCTGGTTGCAAGTATGGCCATGAACATACcccaaaattatttcttttcctttcattgtTTCTCAATTGGCCCAGGTTGTGGACACGT
This genomic window from Carya illinoinensis cultivar Pawnee chromosome 7, C.illinoinensisPawnee_v1, whole genome shotgun sequence contains:
- the LOC122317337 gene encoding phosphoglycerate mutase-like protein 1 isoform X1; the encoded protein is MDSTGGQSLYPLHRCKTLHLVRHAQGIHNVAGEKNHDAYSSYGFFDAKLSPLGWKQVHNLRKHVQACGISKSIELVIVSPLLRTMQTAVGAFGGEACTDGVNVPPLMVANTGNSGHPAISSLNCPPFVAVELCRERLGVNACDKRRSIREYRPLFPAIDFSLVENDDDILWTPDIRETDEDVADRGHKFLKWLWTREEKEIAIVTHSAFLFQTLKAFGNDCHPVVKNEICPNFANCELRSMVFIDRSVMGSASSTTNYPGKIPHGLDLPSDLATEKLPEKGLAN
- the LOC122317337 gene encoding phosphoglycerate mutase-like protein 1 isoform X2, whose protein sequence is MVVRLTLVRHAQGIHNVAGEKNHDAYSSYGFFDAKLSPLGWKQVHNLRKHVQACGISKSIELVIVSPLLRTMQTAVGAFGGEACTDGVNVPPLMVANTGNSGHPAISSLNCPPFVAVELCRERLGVNACDKRRSIREYRPLFPAIDFSLVENDDDILWTPDIRETDEDVADRGHKFLKWLWTREEKEIAIVTHSAFLFQTLKAFGNDCHPVVKNEICPNFANCELRSMVFIDRSVMGSASSTTNYPGKIPHGLDLPSDLATEKLPEKGLAN
- the LOC122317338 gene encoding uncharacterized protein LOC122317338 isoform X2, translated to MVSHCLLWIIIFYYFIKSLPTLSLVLFSFFKPEQPRALLSLALLQPASFLVYHSASPSIAFFPVFFQATKLSSWFCNSRNGFSQKTLATRPSSAKSILPLLDQELALAGRVSWSRELTDKEAEPFISLSFIDESEWIKL
- the LOC122317338 gene encoding uncharacterized protein LOC122317338 isoform X1 produces the protein MVSHCLLWIIIFYYFIKSLPTLSLVLFSFFKPEQPRALLSLALLQPASFLVYHSASPSIAFFPVFFQATKLSSWFCNSRNGFSQKTLATRPSSAKSILPLLFHFDQNRKVNMRMHEGWFMLIFMSCGFSGANAVLSFMGITSAQDQELALAGRVSWSRELTDKEAEPFISLSFIDESEWIKL
- the LOC122317338 gene encoding uncharacterized protein LOC122317338 isoform X3; amino-acid sequence: MVSHCLLWIIIFYYFIKSLPTLSLVLFSFFKPEQPRALLSLALLQPASFLVYHSASPSIAFFPVFFQATKLSSWFCNSRNGFSQKTLATRPSSAKSILPLLFHFDQNRKVNMRMHEGPGASFSRKSVMVQGTY